The DNA region ACGTGATTCCCTGGATGACATGCGTTTCTTTTTCTGTCATGACTTCAAGCAGTTTGGCCACTTCCGAATCCATGGCCCCGATGATTCCGGTCACATGTGTGGACATGGGTGAAATCCCTCTTTCCGTGATCACTTGTTTGATGCAATCGCCGCCCGCGATACGGCGCGGGCGCCCGTTCGGTCGGGGCTCGGCGGGAGGTCAGTCATTCCGCTCCTCTTCCCATTCCTTGAGTCGGGTGGAACCGCGAAGCTCGATGGAATACTGCAGGATGACCTGCCCGGACTCCACCGGCTCTTCATTCATGTATTTGGTCAACAGGCGCATGGCCACCGCTCCGATGTCGTACATCGGAACCGCCACCGTTGACAGCAGGGGCCGCGTCCGGGAAGCCAGGGGGATGTTTTCAAAGCCCATCACGGACACGTCTTCGGGCACGTTCCTCCCCGCATCCATCAATGCGTGCATGGCTCCCACGGCCATTTCGTCGCTGGCGGCAAACACGGCGGTGATGTCGGGCACGGTCTCCAGCAACTCTTTCATGGCTTCATAACCGGAACGGTACCGGAAATCTCCGACCTTCACCAGTTTTTCATCGAGCGTGATGCCGTTCTCCTCCAACGCTTCCTTGTACCCCAGCCAACGCGGATATCCGCCGACCGGGTCGGTGAGCGGCCCGCTGATCATGGCCACTTGCCTGTTCCCTTCATGGATGAGCACGGAAACCGCTTCTTTGGCGGCCTGAATCTGGTCGATGCTGACAAACGGCCATTCTTTCTTTTCATCGCGGGTGGCCGCCAGCACAACCGGAACGGTGGCCGCCGAAAAGAGTTCCCGATGCGCGTCGGTCAATTCGCCGCCCAAAAACAGGAGTCCGTCCACCTGTTTTTCCAGCAGCGTTCCGATCAATCCGAGTTCACGTTCGTTGTTGAGATCGGAATTGCAGAGAATGATGTTGTAATGATACATGGAGGCGATGTCCTCGATGCCCCGCGCCAACTCCGCATAAAACATGTTGGAAATGTCGGGGATCACCACCCCGACGGTGGTTGTTTTCTTGCTGGCCAACCCCCTCGCCACGGCATTGGGACGATATCCGAGTTCGCGGATCACGTCCAGCACTTTCTTGCGGGTTGCCGGCTTGACGTTGGGATTGCCGTTGACCACCCGGGAAACCGTGGCCATCGACACACCGGCCTCCCGGGCGACATCATAAATGGTGACGGTATCTTTCTTTTTCATCATGTTTTTCACATCCCCCAAAAAACACGCTCGCGAACCGCCGCTGCCGGCTTCAGGTATTTCGGGCGGCTCCCTGTTCCATTTGTTCCTTCAGTTCCATGACGTACGGCAGTGTGTGTCCGGTGATGCTCGTCCATGCCTCTTCCGATCCCCGGTTGATCCAGACGATCGGCTTGCGGGGAGCGAGCGCCCTGTAGAGCTTCCTGGTGGAGATCAGACGGGGAGTCATCGGGGGCAAAGCGGGATTTTTCCGGCGGGCTTCCTCGATGAGCCGCCAGGCATGTGCTTCCGAAGTGAAAAAATCAACAATCGGACTTTGATCCTGTCCGGCCAAAATCACCATGTTGCCTTCCTGATCAACCACCACCCAAATGCGTCTCAACTCCGCCAACGCTCTGGACACTTCCCAGCCGTTCCCCATTCCCTGTCCTTCCAGCGTCGCCTTTTCCAACTTCCGGAGGCCCGCTTCGACATCCGGGTCGATCGGTCTGCCGGCCGATGAGGGAGCGGGACGTTCAGCGGGTTTTGAAGGCCTCTCCGGACGGGGACTGCCCGACGCGGGGGCGGGACGGGCCGTCGAAGCGGATTCATTCGGCGATGGGTTCGTTTCCGCTTTCGCCCGATCCGGTTGAGGAGCGGTCATGGAAGGCATGGGCGGTTCCTTGGGCGGCTGGGGCAAGGCCGCGTGTGCAGCCCCCAGAATCCTTTGTGCGTCTTGCGGCGACAGCGGCATCTGTTCGGGGAGCCCGAAATGAAGGTATGGCGCTTCCGCTCCCAACTCCCTGCAGCGCCTGAAAATGACGGACCATGGATGGTGCTTTGCCTGTCCTCCCGAACGACGGGCAATATGGGCGGCATCCGCCTCACTGACATACACGGTCACCGTGTATTGCTCGGGCTGCATCTCCACCAGGAGAAGATTTTCATCCTGGGTGGGAACCCATGCCCCCGGCATGGAAGCCAAACGCTCCACGGAATATTCACGAATCATCGCGTGCAGTTCCTGTCTCCCGATCATCGCCATCGAAGGAAGTCCGGGATTGAAAGTCATCCCGTCCACTTCGGAGCGAAACACCCTGATCAAAAACGGAAGGGCCGGTTCTTCCACCAGCTTCAGCCATTCCGGATGCTCCACCTGCACCCTGTCCACGGCCTCGCGATCCGTGAAGACGGCCACGTACCGGCTTCCCCGTTGTTTGCCTTTTGTCAGCACGGGCTTCTCGCCCGCTTCGGACACTTGATAAAGAACCCACCATCTCGTTACACCGGACGCAAAATTCCGGATGACGCTTGCAAAGTCCAGACTTCCGGACGTCCAACGTTCCAACGATTCCCTGGCATTCAACAGTCGTTCCCCCCTCTGTGTCCCCAAACTCGGATCACGGGCATCTGGCGGTGGATTCGCGTGTTCATGATTCATGATACCAAATTTCCTGCAAAGAAAGTGTGCCCGACACCATGTTCCGAACCGTTCCGACCGGTCGGTCCAAGAAGGAGGACGGCATCCCCGCCCACGACCGTCAGGGGGATGCCCGGCTTCCTTTCGTGTCACGCACACTTCTTTCCGTTGCCGTTTATTTCCGGACCGGTAAGT from Staphylospora marina includes:
- the ccpA gene encoding catabolite control protein A — encoded protein: MMKKKDTVTIYDVAREAGVSMATVSRVVNGNPNVKPATRKKVLDVIRELGYRPNAVARGLASKKTTTVGVVIPDISNMFYAELARGIEDIASMYHYNIILCNSDLNNERELGLIGTLLEKQVDGLLFLGGELTDAHRELFSAATVPVVLAATRDEKKEWPFVSIDQIQAAKEAVSVLIHEGNRQVAMISGPLTDPVGGYPRWLGYKEALEENGITLDEKLVKVGDFRYRSGYEAMKELLETVPDITAVFAASDEMAVGAMHALMDAGRNVPEDVSVMGFENIPLASRTRPLLSTVAVPMYDIGAVAMRLLTKYMNEEPVESGQVILQYSIELRGSTRLKEWEEERND